One Solibacillus sp. R5-41 DNA segment encodes these proteins:
- a CDS encoding LysR family transcriptional regulator, with product MELRQLKTFHTLASTLNFSRAAEVQNYVPSTVTMQMKSLEDELGVKLVDRLGKKVVLTDAGRSFLGYVDHILSELEEAQHAVKQSGEMTGTLTISADETLCTYRLPAVLRRFRLRFPGVRLMFRPLTEPNLKQNLREGNADIIFMLDEIKGEAGICGEKVLDEPFHLLVSPEHSLALKTALTIEDFDGETFLLTEQGCSYRMFFERSLSQKSMGGITELEFSSAEAIKQCAKIGMGVAILPEMAVAAELNRGELVSLPWDLTAISFATQMFWHEEKWISPAIEAFLNLTRENFQIHP from the coding sequence AACAGTTACGATGCAGATGAAATCATTGGAGGATGAACTTGGAGTCAAACTGGTGGACCGACTTGGGAAAAAGGTGGTTCTGACCGATGCGGGTAGAAGTTTTCTGGGCTATGTGGATCACATCTTGAGTGAACTAGAAGAAGCGCAGCATGCAGTCAAGCAATCTGGCGAAATGACCGGTACTCTGACCATAAGTGCGGATGAAACCTTGTGTACGTACCGACTTCCGGCTGTACTTCGTCGATTTCGTTTACGTTTCCCAGGGGTTCGATTGATGTTTCGTCCTCTCACTGAGCCGAACCTAAAGCAGAACTTGCGGGAAGGGAACGCGGACATTATTTTTATGTTAGATGAGATTAAGGGAGAGGCGGGAATTTGCGGAGAAAAGGTGCTTGATGAGCCCTTTCATCTATTGGTCTCACCTGAGCACTCGTTAGCTTTGAAAACTGCTTTGACGATTGAGGATTTTGATGGCGAGACTTTCCTACTTACAGAGCAGGGCTGCTCATATCGAATGTTTTTTGAGCGGAGCCTTTCTCAGAAGTCCATGGGAGGCATTACAGAATTGGAGTTTAGCAGTGCAGAGGCGATTAAGCAATGTGCAAAAATAGGGATGGGAGTTGCTATATTGCCTGAAATGGCCGTAGCGGCAGAGCTGAATCGGGGAGAGCTGGTTTCACTGCCGTGGGATTTGACTGCCATATCCTTTGCTACCCAAATGTTTTGGCATGAAGAGAAATGGATTTCCCCAGCCATTGAAGCATTTTTGAATTTGACCAGGGAGAACTTCCAGATTCATCCGTAA